The following proteins are co-located in the Limanda limanda chromosome 5, fLimLim1.1, whole genome shotgun sequence genome:
- the b3galt8 gene encoding beta-1,3-galactosyltransferase 2, which produces MRKCQSWRLVKLLTVSAVLVLSAQILVGVMSKEQVKTSPLSEQEHRLLSPHSYQYVLDQPLCRDSSPFLLFLVPVAPQDAAAREAIRKTWGAPGQDTLTVFYMGVPEGGLGFSLQEELEEENREHADIIQMNFLDSYQNLTIKTVMMMNWAATHCPRASYVMKVDSDIFVNVFYLLRWLRSRPRQAFITGSVINDGRPRRDVYSKWYVSEEEFPEDSFPPYVSGAGYVLSVDLAARISWASRFVRMISMEDVYMGLCLRVLGVRPVYALSLPTLRNLFEIRDLEYDRCTFAKLIIVNGFKASKLLQVWQDFSIGRSSC; this is translated from the coding sequence ATGAGGAAATGTCAGTCGTGGAGGTTAGTGAAGTTACTCACCGTGTCAGCTGTGCTCGTCCTGTCGGCTCAGATCTTAGTCGGTGTCATGAGTAAAGAGCAGGTAAAGACCAGCCCCCTGTCAGAGCAGGAGCACAGGCTCCTGTCCCCCCACTCATACCAGTACGTACTCGACCAGCCCCTGTGCAGGGACAGCAGCCCCTTCCTGCTCTTCCTGGTCCCAGTTGCTCCACAGGACGCTGCAGCGAGGGAGGCCATCAGGAAAACATGGGGAGCTCCAGGTCAGGACACCCTCACTGTCTTCTACATGGGGGTCCCCGAGGGGGGGCTGGGGTTCAGcctccaggaggagctggaagagGAGAACAGGGAACATGCAGACATCATCCAGATGAACTTCCTGGACAGCTACCAGAACCTGACAATCAaaacagtgatgatgatgaactgGGCTGCGACCCACTGCCCCAGAGCCTCCTACGTCATGAAGGTGGACTCGGACATCTTTGTGAACGTGTTCTACCTCCTGCGGTGGCTGAGGAGCCGCCCACGTCAGGCCTTCATCACAGGGTCAGTGATAAACGACGGCAGGCCGAGGAGGGACGTTTACAGTAAGTGGTATGTGTCAGAGGAGGAGTTCCCTGAAGACAGCTTCCCCCCGTATGTATCTGGAGCTGGGTATGTCCTCTCTGTAGACCTGGCCGCCAGGATCTCCTGGGCCTCCAGGTTCGTCCGCATGATCTCCATGGAAGACGTGTACATGGGGTTGTGTCTGCGTGTGCTGGGGGTCCGGCCTGTGTATGCCCTCAGCCTGCCCACCCTCAGAAATCTCTTTGAAATCAGAGACTTGGAGTATGACAGGTGCACCTTCGCCAAACTCATCATTGTGAATGGGTTCAAGGCGTCTAAGCTGCTGCAGGTCTGGCAGGATTTCTCCATTGGacgcagcagctgctga